Proteins from a genomic interval of Crassostrea angulata isolate pt1a10 chromosome 7, ASM2561291v2, whole genome shotgun sequence:
- the LOC128192373 gene encoding vitamin D3 receptor B-like isoform X3: protein MPNMTGLYGPIDCSEQECDQKSPDSSAGASMTFQKKDKTCLVCGDKALGYNFNAVSCESCKAFFRRNAHKVIRGRCEGRCDITVESRSFCKKCRLAKCFTVGMRKDMILNDEQKQVRKQKIIINKLRKHGQLPPEDTYAASRQDVNDSLQDSIRSQNLHNLRMSFPNLSDKELDVLMKMKVEQYSEGKDSSSELKYPSWSESQGIVADILANLPEIDQCILNELRIAHEQSSFLANTTTSLKAPPTNATEFVNLAEGFVRRIIKVAKNIEFFKMICKEDQIALLKGSVVEIMMLRSAINYNVETESWSFSTMKCLSKPPGPSTSSESGSGESHPGQLSQTDLTNQPFSKGMEAFSGAGQMGGLPNEEEMKRLREMMSSRIKAEEGVKSEVGAVSASILKAGGSETYNMFLTYSKFIKSLMRTIHGDLLALKLLIMLSLFSADRQGVLEHDKIQQIQECYAGILQKYVERRFPEDKIMFAKIVMKLTDLRNINEVHTKMLLKMKVDSIEPLLIEIFDLPNE from the exons ATGCCTAATATGACTGGCCTCTACGGGCCCATAGACTGCTCAGAACAG GAATGTGACCAGAAGAGTCCTGATTCCTCAGCTGGGGCATCCATGACCTTCCAGAAGAAGGACAAGACATGTCTGGTCTGTGGGGACAAGGCGCTGGGCTACAACTTCAATGCTGTCTCATGCGAGTCCTGCAAAGCATTTTTCCGCAGGAACGCCCACAAG GTGATTCGTGGGCGATGTGAGGGCAGATGTGACATCACAGTCGAATCCAGGTCCTTCTGCAAGAAATGCCGCTTGGCCAAGTGCTTTACTGTGGGCATGAGAAAAGACATGATATTAA ATGATGAGCAGAAACAAGTAAGAAAGcagaaaatcattataaacaaattaCGTAAACATGGGCAGCTTCCACCGGAAGACACTTACGCTGCCTCAAGACAAGACGTCAATGATTCCTTGCAGGATAGCATCCGTTCACAGAATCTCCATAACCTGCGAATGTCCTTTCCAAACTTATCAGACAAAGAACTCGACGTTCTTATGAAAATGAAGGTGGAACAATACTCAGAGGGAAAAGATTCTTCGTCAGAGCTCAAATATCCAAGTTGGAGTGAATCCCAGGGAATCGTGGCAGACATCTTGGCTAACTTACCGGAGATTGACCAGTGTATACTCAATGAGTTGAGGATTGCACATGAACAGAGTTCCTTTCTGGCCAACACAACAACTTCCTTAAAAGCTCCACCCACAAATGCTACAGAGTTTGTGAACTTAGCTGAAGGTTTTGTGAGGAGAATTATCAAGGTGGCAAAAAAcattgaattctttaaaatgatCTGTAAAGAAGACCAGATAGCCCTCTTGAAGGGTTCTGTTGTGGAGATTATGATGTTGAGATCGGCGATAAACTACAACGTTGAGACGGAGTCATGGAGCTTCAGCACCATGAAGTGTTTGTCCAAACCTCCAGGCCCCTCAACAAGTTCTGAATCAGGGTCTGGGGAATCCCATCCAGGGCAATTGTCCCAGACAGATCTAACAAATCAACCTTTTTCTAAAGGGATGGAAGCATTTAGTGGGGCTGGTCAAATGGGGGGACTTCCCAATGAAGAGGAAATGAAAAGACTGAGAGAAATGATGAGTTCTCGCATCAAAGCAGAGGAAGGAGTGAAAAGTGAAGTGGGGGCTGTCAGCGCCAGTATTCTCAAAGCTGGAGGCTCAGAAACTTACAACATGTTCTTGACTTATTCCAAGTTCATCAAGTCTCTAATGCGGACAATTCATGGAGATTTGTTGGCACTGAAGCTTCTGATCATGTTGTCTCTGTTCTCGGCGGACAGGCAGGGTGTTCTAGAACATGACAAGATTCAGCAGATACAAGAGTGTTATGCTGGAATCCTACAAAAATACGTAGAGAGAAGATTTCCGGAGGATAAAATCATGTTTGCCAAAATTGTTATGAAACTGACTGATCTTCGAAATATTAATGAAGTGCATACAAAAATGTTGCTCAAAATGAAGGTGGACAGTATAGAACCTTTGTTGATAGAGATTTTCGATTTGCCAAACGAGTGA
- the LOC128192373 gene encoding vitamin D3 receptor B-like isoform X4, with translation MKYFFEMENSYIMECDQKSPDSSAGASMTFQKKDKTCLVCGDKALGYNFNAVSCESCKAFFRRNAHKVIRGRCEGRCDITVESRSFCKKCRLAKCFTVGMRKDMILNDEQKQVRKQKIIINKLRKHGQLPPEDTYAASRQDVNDSLQDSIRSQNLHNLRMSFPNLSDKELDVLMKMKVEQYSEGKDSSSELKYPSWSESQGIVADILANLPEIDQCILNELRIAHEQSSFLANTTTSLKAPPTNATEFVNLAEGFVRRIIKVAKNIEFFKMICKEDQIALLKGSVVEIMMLRSAINYNVETESWSFSTMKCLSKPPGPSTSSESGSGESHPGQLSQTDLTNQPFSKGMEAFSGAGQMGGLPNEEEMKRLREMMSSRIKAEEGVKSEVGAVSASILKAGGSETYNMFLTYSKFIKSLMRTIHGDLLALKLLIMLSLFSADRQGVLEHDKIQQIQECYAGILQKYVERRFPEDKIMFAKIVMKLTDLRNINEVHTKMLLKMKVDSIEPLLIEIFDLPNE, from the exons ATGAAGTACTTTTTCGAGATGGAGAACTCTTACATCATG GAATGTGACCAGAAGAGTCCTGATTCCTCAGCTGGGGCATCCATGACCTTCCAGAAGAAGGACAAGACATGTCTGGTCTGTGGGGACAAGGCGCTGGGCTACAACTTCAATGCTGTCTCATGCGAGTCCTGCAAAGCATTTTTCCGCAGGAACGCCCACAAG GTGATTCGTGGGCGATGTGAGGGCAGATGTGACATCACAGTCGAATCCAGGTCCTTCTGCAAGAAATGCCGCTTGGCCAAGTGCTTTACTGTGGGCATGAGAAAAGACATGATATTAA ATGATGAGCAGAAACAAGTAAGAAAGcagaaaatcattataaacaaattaCGTAAACATGGGCAGCTTCCACCGGAAGACACTTACGCTGCCTCAAGACAAGACGTCAATGATTCCTTGCAGGATAGCATCCGTTCACAGAATCTCCATAACCTGCGAATGTCCTTTCCAAACTTATCAGACAAAGAACTCGACGTTCTTATGAAAATGAAGGTGGAACAATACTCAGAGGGAAAAGATTCTTCGTCAGAGCTCAAATATCCAAGTTGGAGTGAATCCCAGGGAATCGTGGCAGACATCTTGGCTAACTTACCGGAGATTGACCAGTGTATACTCAATGAGTTGAGGATTGCACATGAACAGAGTTCCTTTCTGGCCAACACAACAACTTCCTTAAAAGCTCCACCCACAAATGCTACAGAGTTTGTGAACTTAGCTGAAGGTTTTGTGAGGAGAATTATCAAGGTGGCAAAAAAcattgaattctttaaaatgatCTGTAAAGAAGACCAGATAGCCCTCTTGAAGGGTTCTGTTGTGGAGATTATGATGTTGAGATCGGCGATAAACTACAACGTTGAGACGGAGTCATGGAGCTTCAGCACCATGAAGTGTTTGTCCAAACCTCCAGGCCCCTCAACAAGTTCTGAATCAGGGTCTGGGGAATCCCATCCAGGGCAATTGTCCCAGACAGATCTAACAAATCAACCTTTTTCTAAAGGGATGGAAGCATTTAGTGGGGCTGGTCAAATGGGGGGACTTCCCAATGAAGAGGAAATGAAAAGACTGAGAGAAATGATGAGTTCTCGCATCAAAGCAGAGGAAGGAGTGAAAAGTGAAGTGGGGGCTGTCAGCGCCAGTATTCTCAAAGCTGGAGGCTCAGAAACTTACAACATGTTCTTGACTTATTCCAAGTTCATCAAGTCTCTAATGCGGACAATTCATGGAGATTTGTTGGCACTGAAGCTTCTGATCATGTTGTCTCTGTTCTCGGCGGACAGGCAGGGTGTTCTAGAACATGACAAGATTCAGCAGATACAAGAGTGTTATGCTGGAATCCTACAAAAATACGTAGAGAGAAGATTTCCGGAGGATAAAATCATGTTTGCCAAAATTGTTATGAAACTGACTGATCTTCGAAATATTAATGAAGTGCATACAAAAATGTTGCTCAAAATGAAGGTGGACAGTATAGAACCTTTGTTGATAGAGATTTTCGATTTGCCAAACGAGTGA
- the LOC128192373 gene encoding vitamin D3 receptor B-like isoform X1 produces the protein MEVSSNSVSSEECKSEDADMTSKPFILRDEKTSHKELNPLMPNMTGLYGPIDCSEQECDQKSPDSSAGASMTFQKKDKTCLVCGDKALGYNFNAVSCESCKAFFRRNAHKVIRGRCEGRCDITVESRSFCKKCRLAKCFTVGMRKDMILNDEQKQVRKQKIIINKLRKHGQLPPEDTYAASRQDVNDSLQDSIRSQNLHNLRMSFPNLSDKELDVLMKMKVEQYSEGKDSSSELKYPSWSESQGIVADILANLPEIDQCILNELRIAHEQSSFLANTTTSLKAPPTNATEFVNLAEGFVRRIIKVAKNIEFFKMICKEDQIALLKGSVVEIMMLRSAINYNVETESWSFSTMKCLSKPPGPSTSSESGSGESHPGQLSQTDLTNQPFSKGMEAFSGAGQMGGLPNEEEMKRLREMMSSRIKAEEGVKSEVGAVSASILKAGGSETYNMFLTYSKFIKSLMRTIHGDLLALKLLIMLSLFSADRQGVLEHDKIQQIQECYAGILQKYVERRFPEDKIMFAKIVMKLTDLRNINEVHTKMLLKMKVDSIEPLLIEIFDLPNE, from the exons GAGCTGAATCCTCTGATGCCTAATATGACTGGCCTCTACGGGCCCATAGACTGCTCAGAACAG GAATGTGACCAGAAGAGTCCTGATTCCTCAGCTGGGGCATCCATGACCTTCCAGAAGAAGGACAAGACATGTCTGGTCTGTGGGGACAAGGCGCTGGGCTACAACTTCAATGCTGTCTCATGCGAGTCCTGCAAAGCATTTTTCCGCAGGAACGCCCACAAG GTGATTCGTGGGCGATGTGAGGGCAGATGTGACATCACAGTCGAATCCAGGTCCTTCTGCAAGAAATGCCGCTTGGCCAAGTGCTTTACTGTGGGCATGAGAAAAGACATGATATTAA ATGATGAGCAGAAACAAGTAAGAAAGcagaaaatcattataaacaaattaCGTAAACATGGGCAGCTTCCACCGGAAGACACTTACGCTGCCTCAAGACAAGACGTCAATGATTCCTTGCAGGATAGCATCCGTTCACAGAATCTCCATAACCTGCGAATGTCCTTTCCAAACTTATCAGACAAAGAACTCGACGTTCTTATGAAAATGAAGGTGGAACAATACTCAGAGGGAAAAGATTCTTCGTCAGAGCTCAAATATCCAAGTTGGAGTGAATCCCAGGGAATCGTGGCAGACATCTTGGCTAACTTACCGGAGATTGACCAGTGTATACTCAATGAGTTGAGGATTGCACATGAACAGAGTTCCTTTCTGGCCAACACAACAACTTCCTTAAAAGCTCCACCCACAAATGCTACAGAGTTTGTGAACTTAGCTGAAGGTTTTGTGAGGAGAATTATCAAGGTGGCAAAAAAcattgaattctttaaaatgatCTGTAAAGAAGACCAGATAGCCCTCTTGAAGGGTTCTGTTGTGGAGATTATGATGTTGAGATCGGCGATAAACTACAACGTTGAGACGGAGTCATGGAGCTTCAGCACCATGAAGTGTTTGTCCAAACCTCCAGGCCCCTCAACAAGTTCTGAATCAGGGTCTGGGGAATCCCATCCAGGGCAATTGTCCCAGACAGATCTAACAAATCAACCTTTTTCTAAAGGGATGGAAGCATTTAGTGGGGCTGGTCAAATGGGGGGACTTCCCAATGAAGAGGAAATGAAAAGACTGAGAGAAATGATGAGTTCTCGCATCAAAGCAGAGGAAGGAGTGAAAAGTGAAGTGGGGGCTGTCAGCGCCAGTATTCTCAAAGCTGGAGGCTCAGAAACTTACAACATGTTCTTGACTTATTCCAAGTTCATCAAGTCTCTAATGCGGACAATTCATGGAGATTTGTTGGCACTGAAGCTTCTGATCATGTTGTCTCTGTTCTCGGCGGACAGGCAGGGTGTTCTAGAACATGACAAGATTCAGCAGATACAAGAGTGTTATGCTGGAATCCTACAAAAATACGTAGAGAGAAGATTTCCGGAGGATAAAATCATGTTTGCCAAAATTGTTATGAAACTGACTGATCTTCGAAATATTAATGAAGTGCATACAAAAATGTTGCTCAAAATGAAGGTGGACAGTATAGAACCTTTGTTGATAGAGATTTTCGATTTGCCAAACGAGTGA
- the LOC128192373 gene encoding vitamin D3 receptor B-like isoform X2 — translation MFSVHILRDEKTSHKELNPLMPNMTGLYGPIDCSEQECDQKSPDSSAGASMTFQKKDKTCLVCGDKALGYNFNAVSCESCKAFFRRNAHKVIRGRCEGRCDITVESRSFCKKCRLAKCFTVGMRKDMILNDEQKQVRKQKIIINKLRKHGQLPPEDTYAASRQDVNDSLQDSIRSQNLHNLRMSFPNLSDKELDVLMKMKVEQYSEGKDSSSELKYPSWSESQGIVADILANLPEIDQCILNELRIAHEQSSFLANTTTSLKAPPTNATEFVNLAEGFVRRIIKVAKNIEFFKMICKEDQIALLKGSVVEIMMLRSAINYNVETESWSFSTMKCLSKPPGPSTSSESGSGESHPGQLSQTDLTNQPFSKGMEAFSGAGQMGGLPNEEEMKRLREMMSSRIKAEEGVKSEVGAVSASILKAGGSETYNMFLTYSKFIKSLMRTIHGDLLALKLLIMLSLFSADRQGVLEHDKIQQIQECYAGILQKYVERRFPEDKIMFAKIVMKLTDLRNINEVHTKMLLKMKVDSIEPLLIEIFDLPNE, via the exons GAGCTGAATCCTCTGATGCCTAATATGACTGGCCTCTACGGGCCCATAGACTGCTCAGAACAG GAATGTGACCAGAAGAGTCCTGATTCCTCAGCTGGGGCATCCATGACCTTCCAGAAGAAGGACAAGACATGTCTGGTCTGTGGGGACAAGGCGCTGGGCTACAACTTCAATGCTGTCTCATGCGAGTCCTGCAAAGCATTTTTCCGCAGGAACGCCCACAAG GTGATTCGTGGGCGATGTGAGGGCAGATGTGACATCACAGTCGAATCCAGGTCCTTCTGCAAGAAATGCCGCTTGGCCAAGTGCTTTACTGTGGGCATGAGAAAAGACATGATATTAA ATGATGAGCAGAAACAAGTAAGAAAGcagaaaatcattataaacaaattaCGTAAACATGGGCAGCTTCCACCGGAAGACACTTACGCTGCCTCAAGACAAGACGTCAATGATTCCTTGCAGGATAGCATCCGTTCACAGAATCTCCATAACCTGCGAATGTCCTTTCCAAACTTATCAGACAAAGAACTCGACGTTCTTATGAAAATGAAGGTGGAACAATACTCAGAGGGAAAAGATTCTTCGTCAGAGCTCAAATATCCAAGTTGGAGTGAATCCCAGGGAATCGTGGCAGACATCTTGGCTAACTTACCGGAGATTGACCAGTGTATACTCAATGAGTTGAGGATTGCACATGAACAGAGTTCCTTTCTGGCCAACACAACAACTTCCTTAAAAGCTCCACCCACAAATGCTACAGAGTTTGTGAACTTAGCTGAAGGTTTTGTGAGGAGAATTATCAAGGTGGCAAAAAAcattgaattctttaaaatgatCTGTAAAGAAGACCAGATAGCCCTCTTGAAGGGTTCTGTTGTGGAGATTATGATGTTGAGATCGGCGATAAACTACAACGTTGAGACGGAGTCATGGAGCTTCAGCACCATGAAGTGTTTGTCCAAACCTCCAGGCCCCTCAACAAGTTCTGAATCAGGGTCTGGGGAATCCCATCCAGGGCAATTGTCCCAGACAGATCTAACAAATCAACCTTTTTCTAAAGGGATGGAAGCATTTAGTGGGGCTGGTCAAATGGGGGGACTTCCCAATGAAGAGGAAATGAAAAGACTGAGAGAAATGATGAGTTCTCGCATCAAAGCAGAGGAAGGAGTGAAAAGTGAAGTGGGGGCTGTCAGCGCCAGTATTCTCAAAGCTGGAGGCTCAGAAACTTACAACATGTTCTTGACTTATTCCAAGTTCATCAAGTCTCTAATGCGGACAATTCATGGAGATTTGTTGGCACTGAAGCTTCTGATCATGTTGTCTCTGTTCTCGGCGGACAGGCAGGGTGTTCTAGAACATGACAAGATTCAGCAGATACAAGAGTGTTATGCTGGAATCCTACAAAAATACGTAGAGAGAAGATTTCCGGAGGATAAAATCATGTTTGCCAAAATTGTTATGAAACTGACTGATCTTCGAAATATTAATGAAGTGCATACAAAAATGTTGCTCAAAATGAAGGTGGACAGTATAGAACCTTTGTTGATAGAGATTTTCGATTTGCCAAACGAGTGA